TGTTCGCCAAATCCGGCCGCGGCATCGTCGCTACTGCGCACGCCCAGGCGCTGGCCGCCAAGGCGCGCGCGCTGATCGACGAGATGCGGAGCTTTGCCGGCGGCGTCACCTTCGAGCCGAAAGCGGCGAATGTGTCGCTCACGATCGCCGCCAATGATTTCCAGCGCGACCTGTTGCTGCCGCGCTTCTTTGGCCATGTCGCAGCCCGGGTGAAGAGCCTGAATTTGCGCGTGATCCCTTCGAAATCCCCCTCGCCTGCCATGTTGCGCGAGAACCGCTGTGACCTCCTGATCAGCCCGCTGCCGCCATCCGGCATCGACATCGTGCAGAAGCGCCTGCTGCGAGATCACTACGTCTGCTACTACGACCGAACTGCGCGTTCGGCGCCGGTGACGCGCAGTGCCTATCTCGCCGCGCGCCACGTCACCGTGGTCTATACCGACAACGAGCGGCTCGACTTCGACCGCAGGCTTGCGGCAAACGGCTTCCACCGCGACATCGCGATATCAGTGCCGAGCTTCTCCGGCGTGCCGTCCTTCCTGCGTGGCACCGACATGCTGGCGAGCATGCCGAGCCTGCTTGCAAGGGGCCTGATGCGCGACTTCGCGCATGTGCACATTCCGCTTGCCTCACGTGCAAAAATGCTCGCCGAACTGCCGATGTTCATGGTCTGGCACCAGCGTTACCAGAAGGACCCGGCTCATCGCTGGATCCGGAGCCAGCTCGAGGCGGTCGCGGCGACGGCCGCGGCGGCATGAAGAGCGGCCGACCCTCCCCTCGCCAAACCCACTGGTTGCGCCGCATCAGCCACGCTAGAATTCGGCCATGACCGTGACCGATATAGCGAGCCGAACCTATAACCACAGCTGGCGGCTGGACCCGATCGTCCGCAGCCTGCTCGACACCGACTTCTACAAGCTGTTGATGTTACAAATGATTCGGGAATTCTACCCGGATCAAAGGGTGACATTCTCGGTGATCAACCGCTCGCGCCATGTGCGCCTTGCCGAGATCATCGACGAGGGCGAACTGCGCGCCCAGCTCGACCACGCCCGCACCATCCGATTCACCAAGAAAGAGCTGATCTGGCTTGCCGGTAACACCTTCTACGGCAAGACCCACATGTTCTCGGCCGACTTCATCCGCTGGCTCGCCGAATTCCGCTTGCCCGAATACGAGCTGCGCAAGGTCGAGGGGCAGTACGAATTGCACTTCCACGGTCCCTGGACCCACACCACGATGTGGGAGATCCCGGCGCTCGCGATCCTCAACGAGCTGCGCTCGCGCTCGGCGATCAAGGGCCGCGGCCGCTTCGAGCTCGACGTGCTCTACGCCCGCGCCAAGGCCAAGCTGTGGACCAAGGTCGAGCGGCTCCGCCAGCTCGAAAACCTGAGGCTCTCCGATTTCGGCACGCGCCGGCGCCACGGCTTCCTCTGGCAGCGCTGGTGTGTCGAGGCGGTGAAGGAAGGGCTCGGGCCATCCTTCATCGGCACCTCCAACGTCCTGCTCGCCATGGACAATGATCTCGAGGCGATCGGCACCAATGCGCACGAGCTGCCGATGGTCGCAGCCGGGCTCGCCAAGGACGACGAGGAGCTGCGCTTCGCGCCCTATCGCATTCTCGACCAGTGGCGCCAGACCTATGGCGGCAACCTCCTGATCGCGCTGCCCGACGCTTTCGGCACCAAAGCCTTTCTGCGCGATGCACCGGAATGGGTGGCCGACTGGACCGGCTTCCGGCCCGACAGCGCGCCGCCGATCCAGGCCGGCGAAGAGATCATCAAATGGTGGGAGAGGAAGGGCCGCAATCCCAAAGACAAGCTGCTCGTCTTTTCCGATGCGATGGATGTCGGCTCGATCGAGGAGACCTACCATCACTTCTCGGGCCGGGTACGTCTCTCCTTCGGCTGGGGCACCAACCTGACCAATGATTTCGTCGGCTGCCCGCCCGATGGCTCGGTCAATCTCGATCCGATCTCACTCGTCTGCAAGGTGTCGTCGGTCGACGGACAGCCGGCCGTAAAGCTTTCCGACAATCCGGAGAAGGCGACCGGCATGCCGTCCGAGATCGAGCGCTATTTGCGTGTGTTCGGCGACGCCGGCCGCGTGCGCAAGGCCGTGCTGGTCTGACGCCTCGCGGAGCTCCAAAGCTTTCAATCGGGTAAATTGCGCCTGGATGATCCGCGGCGTGCGCCAGCATGTTTACCGGCAAGTTCCGGCCGCGTGGCGTTTTTGCCGGTCTACCACCGCAAGTTTCATAGCCCATTTACCGTCATCCGCGTTCCCCGGACATTTTCAGCGCTCGCCATGCTGGTGCGCGAACGCCTGACCGGAATGGCGCCGCCGGCAGGCATTCCAGAGCTTTGTCGGCTGCGGCCGAGGTAGCCGAAATGCGCTGCGTCGACCGCTTGGCTGGAGACGGGGATCACACGATCGCCGACGAAATGGACGAGGTCGCCGTCAAAGGGCTCAAGGCTAGCTTGCGCTGCGCCGTTCCTGCGCATAGCGCACCAGGGCCGTGAAGCGGTAGATGCCGTGCACGAACTTGCCGTAGGGCATGGTAATGAACAGCGCGAACACCGCGCCGAGATGCAGTGCGAGCAGCGGGCCCATCGCAGCGGTCTCGCGCAGGCTCAGTAGCGCGAGGCCGGTGATGCCGTTCAGAAACACCATGGCGATGAAGCCGACATCCATGCCGTAACGGCCCTCATCGAGCAGCTCGCTATCTCGCTGCATCCTGGCGGCAAACAGACCGATCGGTCCGACGACGAGGCCGATGCCGCCGAGCGTGCCGAGCACGACCGGCAAGTCCCACCATGGATACGGCGCCTCGCGCCCGAGCAGGTAGTGATAGAGCGTGCCGACGCATGTCGCGGCAAAGCACAGCAGGAAGCCATAGAAGGTGAGGTGATGGTAGAGCTTGCGTCGGTCGGTCGGCCGGTCGTCCTCATTGTAGCAGCCGACGCCGCCGCCATGGAGATAGCGGAGCTCGCCGGCAT
This genomic interval from Bradyrhizobium sp. CB82 contains the following:
- a CDS encoding LysR family transcriptional regulator — its product is MYCMREIDHLALDGHSLSLFLAVLEEGSVTAAATRLGLTQSAVSHGLKKLRRIAGDPLFAKSGRGIVATAHAQALAAKARALIDEMRSFAGGVTFEPKAANVSLTIAANDFQRDLLLPRFFGHVAARVKSLNLRVIPSKSPSPAMLRENRCDLLISPLPPSGIDIVQKRLLRDHYVCYYDRTARSAPVTRSAYLAARHVTVVYTDNERLDFDRRLAANGFHRDIAISVPSFSGVPSFLRGTDMLASMPSLLARGLMRDFAHVHIPLASRAKMLAELPMFMVWHQRYQKDPAHRWIRSQLEAVAATAAAA
- the pncB gene encoding nicotinate phosphoribosyltransferase, which gives rise to MTVTDIASRTYNHSWRLDPIVRSLLDTDFYKLLMLQMIREFYPDQRVTFSVINRSRHVRLAEIIDEGELRAQLDHARTIRFTKKELIWLAGNTFYGKTHMFSADFIRWLAEFRLPEYELRKVEGQYELHFHGPWTHTTMWEIPALAILNELRSRSAIKGRGRFELDVLYARAKAKLWTKVERLRQLENLRLSDFGTRRRHGFLWQRWCVEAVKEGLGPSFIGTSNVLLAMDNDLEAIGTNAHELPMVAAGLAKDDEELRFAPYRILDQWRQTYGGNLLIALPDAFGTKAFLRDAPEWVADWTGFRPDSAPPIQAGEEIIKWWERKGRNPKDKLLVFSDAMDVGSIEETYHHFSGRVRLSFGWGTNLTNDFVGCPPDGSVNLDPISLVCKVSSVDGQPAVKLSDNPEKATGMPSEIERYLRVFGDAGRVRKAVLV